CACCAGGCACAGGATCGTGATGGTGATTCGTTTCCTCATGGGTTTACCTCCTGCTAAAATCGTTGGTGTGGTGTTAACGCAACGCTGCGCAATGGGCAGCGGTTGACACGGGGGGGATAAGCGGGGCAGTGCCCCTGCCATATTGCTGTATCATCATGCCGATCATACAGGAAATTGCATACAGAAAAACACCGTGTAGCGGAAAGTTACATGTCTGCACGTTGCACCGTGCGGCAATATCAGGAAAATGCGGCATCCTATCCGCAATCGCATCGCAAATCGTCGCTCTATGCCCTTATGTTACGTTGCGATGAAATTTTCGTCAATATCTTACATTAAAGCGCTTACATTCATGAAATTGCATATATCGTTCTTTTTTACACATTTCTTTTGCACAATCGAAAGGGAAAGAATCCTGCTGTAGCGCGGACCCGCCGTGCGCGCGCATGGCACTTACAAAGCCAGTGATTAGGGCCGGCAGGGTTTGCAGCGGACCCGCCGCGTACGTATGCGTGGCGCTCAGGCTTACTCCACCGCCTTTTGTGTCTGCCTGTACGGCTGCCGCAGGCATCTGGCAGTGCTGCGCGTTTTGTGCCGTTGCCTTCCATGATTGACGGGGGCGCCGCGCTTGAAGCGGGCTGCTGCGTCCCACCCAGTGCGCACGCCGCACTGCTTGCGGGCAATCCCCACCGATGGCGGGCATCGCGCCGCAGTGCGCTATAGGCAATGGGCGGGATCTATGCTAAAATAGGGACATGCATGTCATAGGTATAGGTATTTGTCCAGCGATGGACGGCATACCAGGACATAGCGTTCTGTGATGCACGGCATGAGGATCGGGACGTGCCTGCGCGCAGACGATGTGCGCGCATGTTTTTACGTGATGATGGAGAGGATGGCGTTTGGTGGATTTGGAACACTTTGGCGAGTATGTATTTGATGATGCGGTGATGCGCACGCGCATCAGCGCGCACGCGTATGAGGAATTCCATCGCGTGATCGATGAGGGCATCCCCATGGATATCGATTTGGCCGACGAGGTGGCGCACGCCATGTGTGCCTGGGCGGTTGAAAAGGGCGCGACCCACTACACGCACTGGTTTCAGCCGCTGACCGGCTTTACCGCCGAGAAGCACGACGCCTTTCTGTCCCCCTCGCCTGAGGGCCCCATCTGCGAGTTTTCCGGCAGGGAGCTGATCCGCGGCGAGTCGGATGCCTCGAGCTTTCCCTCCGGCGGCCTGCGCGCCACCTTCGAGGCGCGCGGCTACACCGCCTGGGACTGCACCTCGCCAGCCTTTGTTAAAAAGGACGTCTCAGGCGTCACGGCGCTGTGCATCCCCACGGCGTTTTGCTCCTACACCGGAGAGGCGCTGGATAACAAGACGCCCCTGCTGCGCTCGGTGGAGGCGCTCCGCCGCCAGGCGGGGCGCGTGCTGCGCGCGCTGGGGCGCGGCGACGTGGGCCACGTCAACGTCTCGGTGGGCGCCGAGCAGGAGTATTTTCTGGTGCGCAAGGACCTTTACGCCAAGCGCAAGGACCTGATCTACACTGGGCGCACCCTCTTTGGCGCCCGCCCGCCCAAGGGGCAGGAGCTTTCCGATCAATACTACGGCGTCATCCGGCCTGTGGTCTCGGAGTTTATGGCGGAGCTCAACGAGGAGCTGTGGAAGCTGGGCGTGTACGCCAAAACGCAGCACAACGAGGGGGCGCCCGCGCAGCACGAGCTTGCGCCGGTGTACAGCCAGGTCAACAGCGCAGCGGACCACAACCAGCTCATCATGGAGATGATGCGCAAGGTGGCCGACCGGCACAACCTGGTGTGCTTGCTGCACGAAAAGCCCTTTGAAGGGGTCAACGGCTCGGGCAAGCACAACAACTGGTCGCTCTGTACGGATACGGGGGAGAACCTGCTCAAGCCGGGCAAGGACCCGGCCGGCAACATCACGTTTCTGGTGTTCTTTATGGCGGTTATCGCCGCGGTGGACGAATACGCGCCGCTATTGCGCATGGCCTGCGCAGGGGCGGGCAACGACCAGCGCCTGGGCGGGCATGAGGCGCCGCCGCCCATCATATCCATCTTCCTGGGCGAACCGCTCACCGAGATGCTCGAGTCCATCGCCGGCGGGGAAAACGCCGTGGCGCAGTACCGCAAGCAGGTGATGAGCATCGGCGTGTCCACCATGCCGCTGCTGCACCGGGACAATACCGACCGCAACCGCACCTCGCCCTTTGCGTTTACGGGCAACAAGTTCGAGTTCCGCATGGTGGGCGCGCCCGCGGCCATCGCCACGCCCAATATCGTGATCAACACCATTGTTGCGGAGTACCTCGCCCGCGCGGCCGACGCGCTGGAGGGAGCCCCGAACATGCGGGAGGCGGCCTATGCGCTGGTGCGAAGCTGGGTGAACGCGCACCGTCGCATCATCTTCAATGGCAACAACTACACGGAGGAATGGGTGCAGGAGGCTAAAAAACGCGGTCTGCCCATCCTTCCATCCTCCGTGGAGGCTATCGAGCAGCTGGAGCAGCCCGAGATGCAGCAGGTCTTTGCGCGCCATCAGGTCTTTACCCAGGTGGAGCTGCATTCCCGCGCGGAGATCATGCGGCAGAACTACATCAAAACCATTAAGATCGAAGCCTACACCATGCTGGAGATGGCCCGCAAGCAGATCCTGCCCTGCGGCATGACCATGATCGACCGGCTGGCCGATACCGTCTGCAAAATGAAGGCCACGGGCATGCGGCTGGATGATTCCGCCCAGCGGGAGCATTTGGAGGCGCTGGTGGGCGTGGTGCGCAGCGTGAAGTCCAGCATTGACCACCTACAGCACGTGATGGAGGGCGTGGCGCCCTACAAGGAGGATACCCGCCGCTTGGCGCGCTACTACCAGCAGCAGGTGCTGCAGGCGATGGCTCAGCTGCGCAGCGTGTGCGATAAGCTGGAGGTGCTCACCGCGCGGGAGCTGTGGCCGATTCCCACCTACGGCGAGCTGCTCTACTACGTGTAAGCTGTACCATGAGGAAAAAAGAGGGATACTGACGCATGGAGAAAAAACGCGTACTGTTTATGTCGGTGACGGCGGGGCAGGGGCACAACAGCACCTGCCGCGCGGTGATGGATTCCCTGCAGGCGCAGGGGGTCGATTGCGCCATGATCGATACCATGGCGTACCTGGGCCGCGGCATCAGCAAGACCGTGGATAAGGGCTATTTGGGCATGGTGCGCTTTACGCCCGATATGTTCGGCTACTTTTACCGCTCGATGCTCACGGTCAAAAACCCCGCCACGCGCGAGGGGCAGCGTGTCAAGCGCCGCCTGCAGCGCGCGGTGCAGGCCATCCTTAGCAAAAAAATCATCGATTACGTCACCAGATTCAGGCCCGACGTGGTGGTGTGTAGCCACATGTTTGCCGCCTTTGTGTGCGACGCGCTGCGCGCCAAGGGCTACCTCAACGCGCCGGCGATGATCATCGTCACCGATTACACCGTGCATCCATACGTGGAGATGACGGATATGGACTACTACGTGCTGGCGTCCGACCTGCTGCTCTACCAGGCGCTTTGCCGGGGCATCCCCCGCGAAAAGCTGCTGCCTTTCGGCATTCCGGTGCATGCGCGCTTCTCCCAGCGGCATAATAAGGAAGAGATGCGCGAAAACCTGGGCTGGGAGAACAGGCGCACCCTGCTGATCATGGGGGGCAGCATGGGCCACGGCGATATCAAGCACGTGGTCAAAAAGCTCGACGCCATGCGCGAGACGGATTTCCAGATGGCGGTGGTGTGCGGCAAAAACAAGCGCACGCTGCGCGCCATATCGGAATTGGAGACGCGCAAAAAGGTCTACTGCTACGGCTTTACCAACCAGGTGGCCGATATGATGGACGCAAGCGACGTGCTCATCACCAAGCCGGGCGGGCTGACCACCTCCGAGGCGCTGGCCAAGGTGCTGCCGCTGGTACTGTTTTCGCCCATCCACGGGCAGGAGGACTTTAACCTGGAGTTTTTCACCAACAATGGCATGGCCATGCGCGTGTCAGATTTTGTGGATGTGGACGAGGCGGTCTACCAGCTGCTGCACGGCGAGGGGGTGCTCTCACGCATGCGCCAGGCGCAGCACTGCCTGCACGTCAACCAGGCCACCAGCCGCTTGTGCGCCTTTATCACGCGGCTTGCGCAGGGGGAAAAGCTGCACGCGGACAGCGTGCCCGTGGTGCCGGACGATATCCCATAAAAACACTCGGAAATTGCGCCGCAGGGTTGCCCTTTGCGGCAAAACCGCATATAATACCCAATAGAGCAACAAAATATTACCAGGCCGATGAACGGAAAAAGCATGCCGCGTCAGGTGCGCAAAAGGTGCGTTTGACAGAGAGGGAGGGCCGCCGGCTGAGAGCCATCCCCGGCGCAGGGCGCAGGCATGTGTGTGCATCCGAAGAGGCGCCCGCCCGATTTTTCGCGCGCAAAAGCGCAGGTAGGGCGGGACGTGCCGGCGCCGCGTTAAGGCGTCATCAAAAGGGGGAGGCCCGCTTGCTTTTCGCATCGGGCGTCCAACGAAAGTGGAACCGCGAGCGTACGCCCGTCTTTCGATGTGAGCATCGATGGATGGACGCACGCCTTTTTTATAGGCGCGCACTTGGCGCGCCGTGCGCGAGGAGGAGAGTATCATTGGGATGTTTAAAAATTGGCTGCTAGATGTCCGCGCCGTGCTGGAGCGGGACCCCGCGGCGCGCTCCTGGCTGGAGGTCGTGCTCTGCTACCCTGGCTACAAGGCGCTGCGCCGACACCGCTGGGCGCACTTTCTCTACCGACACGGCCACTATCTGTGGGCGCGCATGGTCTCCAACCGCACCCGCCGCATCACGGGCATCGATATCCACCCCGGCGCGACGATTGGGCGCGCGGTGTTCATTGACCACGGCCTGGGCGTGGTGATCGGCGAGACCGCGGTGATTGGCGATTACGTCACCCTCTACCAGGGCTCTACCTTGGGCGGCACCGGCAAGGATACCGGCAAGCGCCACCCAACAGTAGAGGATCACGTGGTCATCGGCGCGGGCGCCAAGGTGCTGGGCCCCTTTACCGTGGGGGCACACAGCAAGATCGGCGCGGGCGCGGTGGTGCTCAAGGAGGTCCCGCCCTACTGCACCGTGGTGGGCAACCCGGGCCAGATCGTGCGCCACAAGGGCCGCGTGGTGCCGCGCAACGAGGTGGATTTGGAGCACACCCAGCTGCCCGACCCCGTCCACGAACAGCTCGCGGCGCTGCAGCGGCGCGTGGAGCTGCTCGAGCGCGGCGGCCGCTCGGTGCACATCGAGGACTGACGTCCTCGATGCCTACATATGGGTAGGCATGCACTGCCATGATCGTGTACATGATCGTGTAACGGATACAAAAGCTTTGTTATAGGAGGAACACGCCTGTGAGAATCTACAACCACAAAACCCGTGCAAAAGAGGAATTTGTTCCCTTGGAGGAGGGCAAGGTGCGCATCTACAGCTGCGGGCCGACGGTGTACAATTACTTCCACATCGGCAACGCGCGGCCCTTCATCCTCTTTGATACGCTGCGCCGCTACTTTGAATACCGGGGCTACGAGGTGACGTTCGTGCAGAACTTCACCGATATCGATGATAAGATGATCAACCGCGCCAATGCGGACGGCATCACCGTAAGGGAGCTGGCGGATCACTTTATCGCGGAGTATTTCAAGGACGCGGACGCCCTCAACATCGAGCGGGCGAGCGTGCACCCGCGCGCCACCGAGCACATCGGCGACATCATCAAGATGATTAAACGGCTGCAGGAGAAGGGGCTGGCCTACGAGGTGGACGGCGACGTGTACTTCTCCACGCGCGATTTCCCCGGTTACGGCAAGCTCTCCGGCCAGAGCCTGGAGGATTTGGAGGCGGGCGCGCGCATCGAGGTGGACGATAAAAAGAAGCACCCCATGGACTTTGCGTTATGGAAGGCGCAAAAGCCGGGCGAGCCTGCATGGAACTCGCCGTGGGGCATGGGACGGCCGGGCTGGCACATCGAGTGCAGCGCCATGAGCACGCGCTACCTGGGCGAGACCATCGATATCCACTGCGGCGGGCAGGATTTGCTCTTCCCGCATCACGAAAACGAAGTCGCCCAGAGCGAGGGCTGCTCGGGCAAGCCCTTTGCGCGCTACTGGATGCACAACGGTTACATCAACGTGGATAATCGCAAGATGTCCAAATCGCTGGGCAACTTCTTCACCGTGCGCGATATCGCAGAAAAATACGATCTGGAGGGTGTGCGGCTGTTCATGCTCTCGGCACACTA
Above is a window of Maliibacterium massiliense DNA encoding:
- a CDS encoding glutamine synthetase III, translating into MEHFGEYVFDDAVMRTRISAHAYEEFHRVIDEGIPMDIDLADEVAHAMCAWAVEKGATHYTHWFQPLTGFTAEKHDAFLSPSPEGPICEFSGRELIRGESDASSFPSGGLRATFEARGYTAWDCTSPAFVKKDVSGVTALCIPTAFCSYTGEALDNKTPLLRSVEALRRQAGRVLRALGRGDVGHVNVSVGAEQEYFLVRKDLYAKRKDLIYTGRTLFGARPPKGQELSDQYYGVIRPVVSEFMAELNEELWKLGVYAKTQHNEGAPAQHELAPVYSQVNSAADHNQLIMEMMRKVADRHNLVCLLHEKPFEGVNGSGKHNNWSLCTDTGENLLKPGKDPAGNITFLVFFMAVIAAVDEYAPLLRMACAGAGNDQRLGGHEAPPPIISIFLGEPLTEMLESIAGGENAVAQYRKQVMSIGVSTMPLLHRDNTDRNRTSPFAFTGNKFEFRMVGAPAAIATPNIVINTIVAEYLARAADALEGAPNMREAAYALVRSWVNAHRRIIFNGNNYTEEWVQEAKKRGLPILPSSVEAIEQLEQPEMQQVFARHQVFTQVELHSRAEIMRQNYIKTIKIEAYTMLEMARKQILPCGMTMIDRLADTVCKMKATGMRLDDSAQREHLEALVGVVRSVKSSIDHLQHVMEGVAPYKEDTRRLARYYQQQVLQAMAQLRSVCDKLEVLTARELWPIPTYGELLYYV
- a CDS encoding glycosyltransferase, coding for MEKKRVLFMSVTAGQGHNSTCRAVMDSLQAQGVDCAMIDTMAYLGRGISKTVDKGYLGMVRFTPDMFGYFYRSMLTVKNPATREGQRVKRRLQRAVQAILSKKIIDYVTRFRPDVVVCSHMFAAFVCDALRAKGYLNAPAMIIVTDYTVHPYVEMTDMDYYVLASDLLLYQALCRGIPREKLLPFGIPVHARFSQRHNKEEMRENLGWENRRTLLIMGGSMGHGDIKHVVKKLDAMRETDFQMAVVCGKNKRTLRAISELETRKKVYCYGFTNQVADMMDASDVLITKPGGLTTSEALAKVLPLVLFSPIHGQEDFNLEFFTNNGMAMRVSDFVDVDEAVYQLLHGEGVLSRMRQAQHCLHVNQATSRLCAFITRLAQGEKLHADSVPVVPDDIP
- the epsC gene encoding serine O-acetyltransferase EpsC gives rise to the protein MFKNWLLDVRAVLERDPAARSWLEVVLCYPGYKALRRHRWAHFLYRHGHYLWARMVSNRTRRITGIDIHPGATIGRAVFIDHGLGVVIGETAVIGDYVTLYQGSTLGGTGKDTGKRHPTVEDHVVIGAGAKVLGPFTVGAHSKIGAGAVVLKEVPPYCTVVGNPGQIVRHKGRVVPRNEVDLEHTQLPDPVHEQLAALQRRVELLERGGRSVHIED
- the cysS gene encoding cysteine--tRNA ligase — protein: MRIYNHKTRAKEEFVPLEEGKVRIYSCGPTVYNYFHIGNARPFILFDTLRRYFEYRGYEVTFVQNFTDIDDKMINRANADGITVRELADHFIAEYFKDADALNIERASVHPRATEHIGDIIKMIKRLQEKGLAYEVDGDVYFSTRDFPGYGKLSGQSLEDLEAGARIEVDDKKKHPMDFALWKAQKPGEPAWNSPWGMGRPGWHIECSAMSTRYLGETIDIHCGGQDLLFPHHENEVAQSEGCSGKPFARYWMHNGYINVDNRKMSKSLGNFFTVRDIAEKYDLEGVRLFMLSAHYRNPINFSEELIAQAETALERMYNARDNLVYLKSHAKQGDANAALVEKLADFRARFIEAMDDDLNTADALGVVFELVRMANSEITAQSTRGDVAAALAMLLELAGVLGLLTRQAEVSDPEVLKLVEQRAQARAAKDWARSDALRAQITSMGYVLEDTPQGQKIRPA